A region from the Oceanidesulfovibrio marinus genome encodes:
- a CDS encoding sigma-54-dependent transcriptional regulator: MSNEIRILIAEDEEITRENLTHVLSRDGYTVDAAPDGESAVELLRENQYDVVLTDLRMKQVDGMGVLAAAKGLQPETEVIMLTGFATVETAVQAMEQGAYHYLAKPYKLDELRAIVRKALEKNAMARELNELRLRAADSDIPQIVGQSPAITSLREHIAQVAPVSSNVLILGETGTGKELVARAIHHLSPRHNQRFMAVNCAGFTENLLANELFGHEKEAFTGAGNLKKGLLEQADGGTFFLDEIGDMPLSMQTKFLRTLEHKTLIRLGGNREIAVDLRFIAATNRDMTQAVEEGEFRRDLFYRLNVITIHMPTLAERREDIELLARFFLHKHAASMGKAVTDIAPEVLAILDNYEYPGNVRELENIVESSLVMCTGSVLQVTHLPLDLQQRSHWMTRECHGPTEPVTLQENEKQYITWVLEKTGGNKTHAAQILGIDRASLWRKLKRLGIEA; this comes from the coding sequence GTGAGCAATGAAATCCGCATCCTGATAGCCGAGGACGAGGAGATAACGCGCGAGAACCTGACCCACGTGCTCTCGCGTGACGGGTATACGGTGGACGCCGCGCCGGACGGCGAAAGCGCGGTGGAGCTGTTGCGCGAGAACCAGTACGATGTGGTGCTCACCGACCTGCGCATGAAGCAGGTGGACGGCATGGGCGTGCTGGCCGCGGCCAAGGGCCTGCAACCCGAAACCGAGGTCATCATGCTCACCGGCTTCGCCACGGTGGAAACTGCCGTGCAGGCCATGGAGCAGGGCGCCTACCACTACCTGGCCAAGCCCTACAAGCTGGACGAACTGCGGGCCATCGTACGCAAGGCCCTGGAAAAGAACGCCATGGCCCGGGAGCTGAACGAGCTCAGGCTGCGCGCGGCAGACTCCGATATTCCCCAGATCGTGGGCCAGTCCCCGGCCATCACCTCCCTGCGCGAGCACATCGCCCAGGTGGCGCCGGTCAGCTCCAACGTGCTCATCCTGGGCGAGACAGGTACGGGCAAGGAGCTGGTGGCGCGCGCCATCCACCACCTCAGCCCGAGGCACAACCAGCGCTTCATGGCCGTGAACTGCGCCGGCTTCACCGAGAACCTCCTGGCCAACGAGCTCTTCGGCCACGAGAAGGAGGCCTTCACCGGGGCCGGCAACCTCAAGAAAGGACTGCTGGAGCAGGCCGACGGCGGCACCTTCTTTCTGGACGAGATCGGCGACATGCCCCTGTCCATGCAGACCAAGTTCCTGCGCACTCTGGAGCACAAGACCCTGATCCGCCTGGGCGGGAACCGTGAGATCGCCGTGGACCTGCGCTTCATCGCCGCCACCAACCGGGACATGACCCAGGCCGTGGAGGAAGGCGAGTTCCGCCGCGACCTCTTCTACCGGCTCAACGTCATCACCATCCACATGCCCACCCTGGCCGAACGCCGCGAGGACATCGAGCTGCTGGCGCGCTTCTTCCTGCACAAGCACGCCGCGTCCATGGGCAAGGCGGTGACGGACATCGCGCCCGAGGTGCTGGCCATCCTAGACAACTATGAGTACCCCGGCAACGTGCGGGAGCTGGAGAATATCGTCGAGAGCTCGCTGGTGATGTGCACCGGGTCGGTGCTGCAGGTGACGCACCTGCCGCTGGATCTGCAGCAGCGCAGCCACTGGATGACGCGGGAGTGCCACGGCCCCACGGAGCCGGTGACCCTGCAGGAAAACGAGAAGCAGTACATAACCTGGGTGCTGGAGAAGACCGGCGGCAACAAGACCCACGCCGCGCAGATTCTGGGCATCGACCGCGCCTCGCTCTGGCGCAAGCTCAAACGCCTGGGCATCGAGGCCTAG
- a CDS encoding sensor histidine kinase has translation MPKMTAWRLTIRQRFLAILLFFIISMGIVGTLSFFDLVRIRELTLLVSEVQQLSNALLETRRFEKNFLLYGNPADLAEARNYLEHARVLVNDVARKRGKTGVLSTMDSLRENLADYGQSMETLGQELQGGRPASEAELNNIRAHGKEMVSLAENLLTSESKRIISIIDTLKMQLLTSVVVVIALGVTVALMMFGRLFNTLNIIQTATRRIAQGVFEPLPEVGGESEAKTIVRALNAMVRELEFRQAQLLQAQKLSSIGTLAAGIAHQLNNPLNNISTSSQILIEELDSADPNFMRKMLNNVESESLRAKEIVQGLLEFSRERNFSIVRENLATVIKKTVRLVSSQVPGNIEIIVDVPEDLEVYLDAQRFQEALLNLIINAVHAMDPNPGTVTIVAQKDENTVTMSVADTGKGIPEEVRNQIFDPFFTTKGETGGTGLGLSIVYGIVEKHGGKITVDSEPGAGTTFTIRIPTDMMEQQAREQ, from the coding sequence ATGCCAAAGATGACTGCGTGGCGATTGACCATCAGGCAGCGCTTCCTTGCCATCCTGCTGTTTTTCATCATCAGCATGGGCATCGTGGGAACCCTCTCGTTCTTCGATCTCGTGCGCATCCGCGAGCTGACGTTGCTGGTGAGCGAGGTGCAGCAGCTCAGCAACGCCCTGCTGGAGACGCGGCGGTTCGAGAAGAACTTCCTGCTCTACGGCAACCCAGCCGACCTGGCCGAGGCGCGCAACTATCTGGAGCACGCCAGAGTGTTGGTCAACGACGTGGCGCGCAAGCGGGGCAAGACCGGCGTGCTGAGCACCATGGACAGCCTGCGCGAAAACCTGGCCGACTACGGGCAGAGCATGGAGACCCTGGGCCAGGAGCTGCAAGGCGGCAGGCCGGCCAGCGAGGCCGAGCTGAACAACATACGCGCGCACGGCAAGGAGATGGTGAGCCTGGCCGAGAACCTTCTGACCTCGGAAAGCAAGCGCATCATCAGCATTATCGACACGCTCAAGATGCAGCTCCTCACCTCGGTGGTGGTGGTCATCGCCCTGGGCGTCACCGTGGCGCTGATGATGTTCGGCCGGCTCTTCAACACCCTGAACATCATTCAGACGGCCACCCGGCGCATTGCCCAGGGGGTGTTCGAGCCCCTGCCAGAGGTGGGCGGCGAGAGCGAGGCCAAAACCATTGTCCGCGCGCTCAACGCCATGGTCCGGGAGCTGGAGTTCCGCCAGGCCCAGCTGCTGCAGGCGCAGAAGCTCTCCTCCATCGGCACCCTGGCCGCCGGCATCGCCCACCAGCTCAACAACCCGCTCAACAACATCTCCACCTCCAGCCAGATACTCATCGAGGAGCTCGACTCCGCCGACCCGAACTTCATGCGCAAGATGCTGAACAACGTGGAGAGCGAGTCCCTGCGCGCCAAGGAGATTGTCCAGGGCCTGCTGGAGTTCTCGCGGGAGCGCAACTTCTCCATCGTGCGCGAGAACCTGGCCACGGTCATCAAAAAGACCGTGCGCCTGGTCTCCAGCCAGGTGCCCGGCAACATCGAGATCATCGTGGACGTGCCCGAGGACCTGGAGGTCTACCTGGACGCCCAGCGCTTCCAGGAGGCTCTGCTCAACCTGATCATCAACGCCGTGCACGCCATGGACCCCAATCCCGGCACCGTGACCATTGTGGCGCAGAAGGACGAAAACACCGTGACCATGAGCGTGGCCGACACCGGCAAGGGCATTCCGGAGGAGGTCCGCAACCAGATATTCGACCCGTTCTTCACCACCAAGGGCGAAACCGGCGGCACCGGTCTCGGCCTGTCCATCGTCTACGGCATCGTGGAAAAGCACGGCGGCAAGATCACCGTGGACAGCGAGCCCGGCGCCGGCACCACCTTCACTATCCGCATCCCGACCGACATGATGGAGCAACAAGCCCGTGAGCAATGA
- the phnL gene encoding phosphonate C-P lyase system protein PhnL — MTDIPRPTLRVRGLAKEFVLHHRGGARLPVLAGFELTAMPGRCVALTGPSGAGKSTLLKLFYANYRANAGAILVRHHGEVVDIAAAGPRTLLELRNETIGYVSQFLRVIPRVDTLDIVAEPLQRRGVEHMEARERAAALLARLNIPKSLFELTPATFSGGERQRVNIARGFIAHSPLLLLDEPTASLDARNKGVVLELIEEAKTNGAAVVGIFHDEDALARVADECCEVRPPCTAEAGC, encoded by the coding sequence ATGACTGACATTCCACGCCCCACCCTCCGCGTCCGCGGTCTGGCCAAGGAGTTCGTCCTGCACCACCGGGGCGGCGCGCGGCTGCCTGTGCTCGCCGGGTTCGAGCTCACGGCCATGCCCGGCCGTTGCGTGGCCCTCACCGGCCCGTCCGGCGCGGGCAAGTCCACGTTGCTCAAGCTCTTCTACGCCAACTACCGCGCCAACGCCGGCGCAATCCTGGTGCGCCATCACGGCGAGGTGGTGGACATCGCCGCGGCCGGACCGCGCACTCTGCTGGAGCTGCGCAACGAGACCATCGGCTATGTGAGCCAGTTCCTGCGGGTGATCCCCCGCGTGGACACGCTGGACATTGTGGCCGAACCGTTGCAGCGCAGAGGCGTGGAGCATATGGAGGCGCGCGAACGCGCGGCCGCCCTGCTGGCGCGGCTGAACATCCCGAAGAGCCTGTTCGAGCTCACGCCGGCCACCTTTTCCGGGGGCGAGCGCCAGCGGGTGAACATCGCGCGCGGGTTCATCGCCCACAGTCCCCTGTTGCTGCTGGACGAGCCCACAGCCTCGCTCGATGCGCGCAACAAGGGCGTGGTGCTGGAGCTCATCGAGGAGGCCAAGACAAACGGCGCCGCCGTGGTGGGCATCTTCCACGACGAGGACGCCCTGGCGCGGGTGGCGGACGAGTGCTGCGAAGTGCGCCCACCTTGTACGGCGGAAGCCGGCTGCTGA
- the phnK gene encoding phosphonate C-P lyase system protein PhnK: MNPVLSKGDAPLLSVRGLAKYYGARVGCRDIELDLWPGEVLALVGESGSGKTTLLECLCGNYAPSAGQVTYRTRDGRVVDVHEMPEAARRVLMRTEWGMVRQNPRDGLRMKVSAGANIGERLLNAGERRYGAVRSAAAGWLERLGIAVDRLDDLPSAFSGGMQQRLQIARTLVTEPRLVFMDEPTGGLDVSAQATLLDLLRNLAQTLSLSIVLVTHDLGVARLLAHRVLVMRRGRIVEQGLADQVLDDPIHPYTQLLVSSIIHA; the protein is encoded by the coding sequence ATGAACCCGGTGCTATCCAAAGGTGACGCGCCCTTGCTCTCGGTGCGCGGGCTGGCCAAGTATTACGGAGCCCGCGTCGGCTGCCGGGATATCGAGCTCGACCTCTGGCCCGGCGAGGTGCTGGCCCTGGTGGGCGAGTCCGGCTCCGGCAAGACCACGCTGCTCGAATGTCTGTGCGGCAACTACGCGCCCAGCGCCGGCCAGGTGACCTACCGGACGCGCGACGGCCGGGTGGTGGACGTGCACGAAATGCCCGAGGCGGCGCGGCGGGTGCTGATGCGCACGGAGTGGGGCATGGTCCGCCAAAACCCACGCGACGGCCTGCGCATGAAGGTGAGCGCCGGGGCCAACATCGGCGAGCGCTTGCTGAACGCCGGAGAGCGCCGTTATGGCGCGGTGCGCAGTGCGGCCGCCGGCTGGCTGGAGCGGCTGGGCATTGCCGTGGACAGGCTGGATGACCTGCCCTCGGCCTTTTCCGGCGGCATGCAGCAGCGGTTGCAGATAGCGCGGACCCTGGTCACAGAGCCGCGGCTGGTGTTCATGGACGAGCCCACCGGCGGCCTGGACGTCTCGGCCCAGGCCACGCTGCTCGACCTGTTGCGCAACCTTGCGCAAACCCTGTCCCTGTCCATCGTGCTGGTCACGCACGACCTCGGCGTGGCGCGGCTCCTGGCCCATCGCGTGCTGGTGATGCGGCGCGGCCGCATCGTGGAGCAGGGCCTGGCCGACCAGGTCCTGGACGACCCCATCCACCCCTACACGCAGCTTCTCGTCTCCTCCATCATCCACGCATGA
- a CDS encoding alpha-D-ribose 1-methylphosphonate 5-phosphate C-P-lyase PhnJ yields MKPKSRYTFAYLDEQTKRMIRRAVLKAVAVPGCQIPFASREMPLPPGWGTGGLQVTAAVIGQDDVLKVIDQGSDDTTNAVSIRSFFARTANVATTTRTSEASIIQTRHRIPETPLREGQIMVYQVPIPEPLRWLEPRETETRTMHALEEYGLLYVKLYEDITRLGEAATSYNYPVLVEGRYVMSPSPIPKFDNPKLDRSPALQLFGAGREKRIYALPPFTAVESIAFEDHPFTVQRWERACDLCGSAESFLDEIVIDDAGGRMFACSDTDFCERRRQAGNRGAMSAGLIAEELAGELIGESESEGGAQ; encoded by the coding sequence ATGAAACCGAAAAGCCGCTACACCTTCGCCTACCTGGACGAGCAGACCAAGCGGATGATCCGCCGCGCCGTGCTCAAGGCCGTAGCCGTGCCCGGCTGCCAGATTCCATTCGCCAGCCGGGAGATGCCGCTGCCGCCGGGCTGGGGCACGGGCGGTCTGCAGGTCACCGCCGCGGTCATCGGACAGGACGATGTGCTCAAGGTCATCGACCAGGGCTCGGACGACACGACCAACGCCGTGTCCATCCGCTCCTTTTTTGCGCGCACAGCCAACGTGGCCACCACCACGCGCACGTCCGAGGCGTCCATCATCCAAACGCGGCACCGCATCCCGGAAACACCGCTCCGCGAGGGGCAGATCATGGTCTACCAGGTGCCCATTCCGGAGCCCCTGCGCTGGCTGGAGCCGCGCGAGACCGAGACCCGCACCATGCACGCCCTGGAGGAGTATGGCCTGTTGTACGTCAAGCTCTACGAGGACATCACCCGCCTGGGCGAGGCGGCCACCTCGTACAACTACCCGGTGCTCGTGGAGGGCCGCTACGTCATGAGCCCGTCGCCCATCCCAAAGTTCGACAACCCCAAGCTGGACCGCAGCCCGGCCCTGCAGCTCTTCGGCGCCGGCCGGGAGAAACGCATCTACGCGCTGCCGCCGTTCACGGCCGTGGAGAGCATCGCCTTCGAGGACCATCCCTTCACGGTGCAGCGCTGGGAGCGCGCCTGCGACCTGTGCGGCTCGGCCGAAAGCTTTCTGGACGAGATCGTGATCGATGACGCCGGCGGCCGGATGTTTGCCTGCTCGGACACGGACTTCTGCGAGCGCCGGCGTCAGGCCGGCAACCGCGGGGCCATGTCCGCCGGTCTAATCGCCGAGGAGCTGGCAGGAGAGCTAATCGGCGAGTCGGAAAGTGAGGGAGGCGCGCAATGA
- a CDS encoding carbon-phosphorus lyase complex subunit PhnI, translating into MYVAIKGGERAIRAAHALLDACRRGDPDVPELDLDQIREQLGLAVDRVMAEGSLYDPEFAALAVKQAQGDLVEAIFLLRAYRTTLPRLGESEPVDTTRMAAMRRVSAVYKDLPGGQILGPTFDYTHRLLDFELADGRDAPDIAEADEPLHEPLPRVLDWLNAEGLIEPPGGMGQKQPDTAPDVAVDDAAGAADAGDDASEKCGGPHPHNDDPEPGDITLDPLELPAGRDVRLQCLARADEGFLLSMAYSTQRGFGRNHPFAGEIRTGEVAVELCPEELGFPVSVADITVTEADMINQFKGGGDVPAQFTRGYGLVFGRLERKAVSMALVDRALRAEELGEEASSPAQDHEFVLLHADNVQASGFVQHVKLPHYADFQSELALVRGLRRKWEVGKRGGGTTTDGAGDTPEAHDVDDAGDSHLHSFGPDGMENGA; encoded by the coding sequence ATGTACGTAGCCATCAAAGGCGGCGAGCGCGCCATCCGCGCAGCGCATGCCCTGCTGGACGCCTGCCGCCGGGGCGACCCGGACGTGCCGGAGCTCGATCTCGACCAAATACGCGAGCAGCTCGGCCTGGCCGTGGACCGCGTCATGGCCGAGGGCTCCCTGTACGATCCGGAGTTCGCAGCCCTCGCCGTAAAGCAGGCCCAGGGCGATCTCGTGGAGGCCATCTTCCTGTTGCGCGCTTACCGCACCACCCTGCCGCGGCTGGGCGAGAGCGAGCCCGTGGACACCACGCGCATGGCCGCCATGCGCCGCGTCTCCGCCGTGTACAAGGACCTGCCAGGCGGGCAGATTCTCGGCCCCACCTTCGACTACACGCACCGGCTGCTAGACTTCGAGCTGGCCGACGGCCGCGACGCGCCAGACATTGCCGAGGCCGACGAGCCGTTGCACGAGCCCCTGCCCCGGGTGCTGGACTGGCTGAACGCCGAGGGACTTATCGAGCCGCCCGGCGGCATGGGACAAAAGCAGCCGGACACCGCGCCGGATGTGGCAGTTGATGACGCAGCAGGCGCAGCAGATGCAGGCGACGACGCCTCAGAAAAGTGTGGCGGGCCTCATCCTCATAATGACGACCCGGAGCCCGGCGACATCACCCTGGACCCGCTGGAGCTGCCGGCCGGCCGCGACGTGCGCCTGCAATGCCTGGCGCGGGCGGACGAAGGGTTCCTGCTCTCCATGGCCTACTCCACCCAGCGCGGCTTTGGCCGCAATCACCCCTTTGCCGGCGAGATCCGCACCGGCGAGGTGGCCGTGGAACTCTGCCCGGAGGAGCTCGGCTTTCCGGTCTCCGTGGCCGACATCACCGTGACCGAGGCGGACATGATCAACCAGTTCAAGGGCGGCGGCGATGTGCCGGCCCAGTTCACCCGCGGCTACGGCCTGGTCTTTGGCCGGCTGGAGCGCAAGGCCGTGTCCATGGCGCTGGTGGACCGCGCCCTGCGCGCCGAGGAGCTGGGGGAGGAGGCGAGCTCCCCGGCGCAGGACCACGAGTTCGTGCTGCTGCATGCGGACAACGTGCAGGCCTCCGGATTCGTACAGCACGTGAAGCTGCCACACTACGCGGACTTCCAGTCCGAGCTCGCCTTGGTGCGCGGCCTGCGCAGAAAATGGGAAGTCGGAAAACGCGGCGGAGGGACAACAACAGACGGCGCAGGCGATACTCCCGAGGCCCATGACGTCGATGACGCCGGGGACTCCCACCTGCACAGCTTCGGACCGGACGGCATGGAGAACGGCGCATGA
- the phnH gene encoding phosphonate C-P lyase system protein PhnH: MTFHASIPTAQGRAMLQPAFANPVQESQRFFRVALEALSRPGHVAHADCAHDSPGHPAPLHPATAGLCLTLVDGNTPVWLDCINGSDRDGVIGWLRFHCGCRIVDDPAAAAFAIITDPDHMPRLERFCQGTLRDPHLAATLLIQVDALAGEQVVESNFMDAISKTNSLNDMSNKLDTISDSDIVTLAGPGVDGSIRFAARGLPDWFWNDMAAQRTSYPQGVDIFLTAGSCLAGLPRSVRLPDHGGAPCT; the protein is encoded by the coding sequence ATGACCTTCCACGCCTCGATCCCCACCGCGCAGGGACGCGCCATGCTGCAACCGGCCTTTGCCAACCCAGTACAGGAGAGCCAGCGCTTTTTCCGCGTCGCCCTGGAGGCCCTGTCCCGGCCCGGCCACGTCGCCCATGCAGACTGCGCACACGACTCGCCGGGTCATCCGGCTCCGCTGCACCCGGCCACGGCAGGTCTCTGCCTCACCTTGGTGGACGGCAACACCCCTGTCTGGCTGGATTGTATCAATGGTAGCGACCGCGACGGCGTCATCGGCTGGCTGCGATTCCACTGCGGCTGTCGCATCGTGGACGACCCGGCCGCCGCGGCCTTCGCCATCATCACCGACCCCGACCACATGCCGCGCCTGGAACGCTTCTGCCAGGGCACGCTACGCGACCCGCATCTCGCTGCCACGTTGCTTATCCAGGTTGATGCGTTGGCGGGCGAGCAGGTTGTCGAGTCTAATTTTATGGACGCCATTAGCAAGACGAACAGCCTGAACGACATGTCTAACAAACTGGACACAATCTCTGACTCCGACATCGTCACACTGGCCGGGCCGGGTGTGGACGGCTCCATCCGTTTTGCCGCACGCGGGCTGCCGGACTGGTTCTGGAACGATATGGCCGCGCAACGAACGTCCTACCCCCAGGGCGTGGACATCTTCCTCACGGCCGGCTCCTGCTTGGCCGGCCTGCCGCGCAGCGTGCGGCTTCCGGACCACGGAGGCGCGCCATGTACGTAG
- the phnG gene encoding phosphonate C-P lyase system protein PhnG, whose protein sequence is MTTAKHLHDTETATTARQHWMAVLARADANAMEEAWHDLDRQPAWEYLRRPETGLVMVRGRMGGSGGRFNIGEMTLTRCAVRLLDSGIAGFGYVAGYAHERAMWAALFDSLLQDAEHQTAVMAALITPEAERIQKDKERASKRAAATRASFFTLERGHIGL, encoded by the coding sequence ATGACGACTGCGAAGCATTTGCATGACACGGAAACCGCTACGACCGCGCGCCAGCACTGGATGGCCGTGCTTGCACGCGCCGACGCCAACGCCATGGAGGAAGCCTGGCACGACCTCGACCGACAGCCGGCCTGGGAGTATCTGCGCAGGCCCGAGACCGGCCTGGTCATGGTTCGCGGGCGCATGGGCGGCAGCGGCGGCAGGTTCAACATCGGCGAGATGACCCTGACCCGCTGCGCCGTGCGCCTCCTGGATTCTGGTATCGCCGGCTTCGGCTACGTGGCGGGCTACGCGCACGAACGCGCCATGTGGGCGGCCCTGTTCGACAGCCTTTTGCAGGACGCCGAGCACCAGACGGCGGTCATGGCCGCGCTGATCACGCCTGAGGCGGAGCGCATCCAAAAGGACAAGGAGCGCGCCAGCAAACGCGCCGCAGCCACGCGGGCTTCTTTCTTCACTCTGGAGCGGGGGCATATCGGCCTATGA
- the phnF gene encoding phosphonate metabolism transcriptional regulator PhnF encodes MTLPRTAGVTLWRQIVLNLERDILSGAFAPGEKLPTEMELADRFRVNRHTVRRAMVVLQEKDLVRVEQGRGAFVQDHLIEYSVGKRTRFSENMALQNHLPGGTLLNKDVVESEGEMAQALQLPAGRKAVRMDILREADGRPIAIASHFFPLPRFTGIDEMFVQKSSITACLTEFGVADFTRVYTRITARPPTQEEAVILRQPRTRPLLVAKSLNVDTRGLPIDYGCTRYNSDRVQIALDKA; translated from the coding sequence ATGACCCTGCCCAGAACAGCCGGCGTGACCTTGTGGCGGCAGATTGTCCTGAATCTGGAGCGCGACATCCTGAGCGGCGCGTTCGCGCCTGGCGAGAAGCTGCCCACCGAGATGGAGCTGGCCGACCGCTTCCGCGTGAATCGGCACACCGTGCGCCGGGCCATGGTGGTGCTGCAGGAAAAGGATCTGGTGCGGGTGGAGCAGGGCCGCGGCGCGTTCGTCCAGGACCACCTCATCGAGTACTCCGTGGGCAAGCGGACGCGATTTTCCGAGAACATGGCGCTGCAGAACCATCTCCCCGGCGGAACGCTGCTGAACAAGGACGTCGTGGAGTCCGAGGGCGAGATGGCCCAGGCGCTGCAGCTTCCTGCAGGACGTAAGGCCGTGCGCATGGACATTCTGCGCGAGGCGGACGGCAGGCCCATCGCCATTGCCTCGCACTTTTTTCCGCTGCCGCGCTTTACGGGCATCGATGAGATGTTTGTGCAGAAATCTTCGATCACCGCGTGTCTGACCGAGTTCGGCGTGGCCGACTTCACCCGCGTGTACACGCGCATCACGGCGCGGCCGCCCACCCAGGAGGAGGCCGTAATCCTGCGCCAGCCGCGCACCCGGCCCTTGCTGGTGGCCAAGAGCCTGAACGTGGACACTCGTGGCCTGCCCATCGACTACGGCTGCACCCGCTACAACAGCGACCGCGTGCAGATCGCCCTCGACAAGGCGTGA
- the phnE gene encoding phosphonate ABC transporter, permease protein PhnE produces MKPHDTAAEERRFKDPSVVDHKLLPQRFKRMEPFSFVVLLVCAAFFVSSLYGTDFSLLKIAHGVPYMLDLLSRMFPPDFSRLGAVGRALLETFQMALVGTVLGVLFSMVIGILATRSQTPSMVLYYISRGFIALFRTVPDLIWAIIFVVMVGLGPFAGTLAIMVDTIGFCGRFFAEAMEEVDPGPQEALQALGATRLGVIFCAVIPAALPSFINTALFSLEKATRSSVVLGLVGAGGIGIELKVSMDMFMYDQASTIMLLIFFLVLIVERASTWLRQRVI; encoded by the coding sequence ATGAAGCCGCATGACACCGCGGCGGAAGAACGCCGCTTCAAGGACCCCTCCGTGGTGGACCACAAGCTCCTGCCTCAGCGGTTCAAGCGCATGGAGCCTTTCTCCTTCGTGGTCCTCCTGGTCTGCGCGGCCTTCTTCGTCTCCTCGCTCTACGGTACGGATTTCTCCCTGCTCAAAATCGCGCACGGCGTGCCGTACATGCTCGACCTTCTCTCGCGCATGTTCCCGCCGGACTTCTCCCGCCTGGGGGCCGTGGGCCGGGCCCTGCTGGAGACCTTCCAGATGGCGCTGGTGGGCACGGTGCTCGGCGTGCTCTTCAGCATGGTCATCGGCATTCTGGCCACGCGCAGCCAGACGCCCAGCATGGTGCTCTACTATATTTCCCGCGGGTTCATCGCCCTGTTCCGCACCGTGCCGGACCTCATCTGGGCCATCATCTTCGTGGTCATGGTGGGGCTCGGCCCCTTTGCCGGAACCCTGGCCATCATGGTGGACACCATAGGCTTCTGCGGCCGGTTCTTTGCCGAGGCCATGGAGGAGGTGGACCCCGGCCCGCAGGAGGCATTGCAGGCCCTGGGCGCCACGCGCCTGGGCGTGATCTTCTGCGCCGTCATCCCGGCCGCCCTGCCCTCGTTCATCAACACCGCGCTCTTCAGCCTGGAAAAGGCCACGCGCTCCTCGGTGGTGCTGGGCCTGGTGGGCGCCGGCGGCATCGGCATCGAGCTCAAGGTCTCCATGGACATGTTCATGTACGACCAGGCCTCCACCATCATGTTGCTCATCTTTTTCCTGGTGCTCATCGTGGAGCGCGCCTCCACCTGGCTGCGGCAGAGGGTCATCTGA
- a CDS encoding phosphonate ABC transporter ATP-binding protein → MKCPYEPAGASAPAGTTPEAERDILVRGLTKRFGDHEVLKGVDLDIPRGQAVALIGSNGAGKSTLLRCMLRLVDPTDGCVTLLGEDVTALRPAELRRIRSQVGFVFQRHNLVPRFSALTNVLHGAQARGKGPRLWHQTLASEGNRLEALRCLEMVGLSHLAERRVDTLSGGQSQRVAIARALMQRPKLMMADEPVASLDPSAGREVMDLFVELIHREGITLVFTSHSLAQALEYADRLVALKHGRIDLDAPAANLDESQLRTVYEAA, encoded by the coding sequence ATGAAATGTCCGTATGAACCCGCCGGGGCCAGCGCCCCGGCGGGCACCACCCCAGAAGCCGAGCGCGACATCCTGGTGCGCGGCCTTACCAAGCGCTTCGGCGACCACGAGGTGCTCAAGGGCGTGGACCTCGATATCCCCAGGGGACAGGCCGTGGCGCTCATCGGCTCCAACGGCGCCGGCAAGTCCACCCTGCTGCGCTGCATGCTCCGCCTCGTGGACCCCACAGACGGCTGCGTCACGCTCCTGGGCGAGGACGTCACCGCTCTCAGGCCGGCGGAGCTCAGGCGCATCCGCAGTCAGGTGGGCTTCGTGTTCCAGCGGCACAACCTCGTGCCCAGATTTTCAGCCCTCACCAACGTGCTCCACGGCGCGCAGGCTCGCGGCAAGGGGCCCCGCCTCTGGCACCAGACCCTCGCTTCCGAAGGCAATCGGTTGGAGGCGTTGCGCTGCCTGGAGATGGTGGGCCTCTCCCACCTGGCCGAACGCCGCGTGGACACCCTCTCCGGCGGGCAGTCCCAGCGTGTGGCCATTGCCCGCGCCCTGATGCAGCGGCCCAAGCTGATGATGGCCGACGAGCCTGTGGCCAGCCTGGACCCCAGCGCCGGGCGCGAGGTCATGGATCTCTTCGTCGAGCTCATCCACCGCGAGGGCATCACCCTGGTCTTCACGTCCCACTCCCTGGCCCAGGCCCTGGAGTACGCGGATCGGCTCGTGGCCCTGAAGCATGGCCGCATCGACCTGGACGCACCGGCCGCGAACCTCGACGAATCCCAGCTGAGGACGGTTTATGAAGCCGCATGA